From the Trifolium pratense cultivar HEN17-A07 linkage group LG4, ARS_RC_1.1, whole genome shotgun sequence genome, the window ccttttttattttatttcccaATATAGTACATGTACCCAAAATATAGTCACTGGTTGGAATGATTATACATTTTATGtatatgttaattaattaattttgagtTCTTGCTGGATAATATTATGGTATTGATTTGTATGAGCTCTTGTACATCTGGCAAATGAAAACAAACGGTGTGTTTCAATAAACAAAATCGTGAGCCATATATACAAAGTGAAGGCTAAGAGAGGGTCCACATTAGACAAAGTGATGGATCCTTATCTGGAACGAGCCAATTAACTTTCCACAATCAAATCCACATTTCATACCCAATCAATATCAACCACATGCTCGAGTCACAAAATAATCACCAAAACTCATCAGATTTTATTCAGTTTTAATCAATAAACATAGTAGTTCATTTGTCTATTCTGAAGGCTGAAACTAGTCAAATCATGGTTCATTTGCTCACACCGACTCCTACCACTGCCGCAACAGCTCTCTCCACGAGACCCTGGAAGAGCCCCTCCCTATATTCTTGGAAAAATGGGTGCTTTAGCACTATAAGAGTGTGCTGCATTGGCAACCAATATCAACCTCAGGTCTCTAATCATGGTCAAGTTCTTCCTACTCGTGATGATCACACTCTGCATAGGAGGTATTTCCTCTCTACTCTAAACAGCTGCATTAGTTACAATATTTTACAACTCTAAAAGTATTATCTTAACATGAATGATGATTCATTATTTGGCGTTGTAATTAATCTTGCACGCAGGGCATTAATGGGATTAAGTAGTGCAGTAGTGTTGGGATTGACTTGGAGCGATGGGCAAAGCGCAAGAGCAGCTGCTAGAAGGcctccacctccaccaccaAAGGAGAAAAAAGATCCCAATGTGAGTGGTGTTCAGGCGAAAGTATTGGCTAGCAAGAAGAGAAAAGAAGCCCTTAAAGAAGAAGTTGCCAGGCTAAGAGAGAAAGGGAAGGTCATTAACAATAACATTAATAAAGAGCCACCTCCTCCTCCTGTAGTTGCACCAATTCGTGCACCTGAATAGTTTTCAATTCTTAACCCTTCCAATGTTACCTGCAAATCAAATGGTTGATAACAATGTTGTTGTATCACTATTTTGTTCCACCGAATATGGCTGTTTTTGCTTACATTTTTCTTTGGAGTGATAGGGCATTTGTGGTCAGCAGTACATGTACTTCATCATTTCAGGAGTACTCATGCTTCGTAGATTGTATGTTCACCAAAATTGTCTTAGTCGAATTTTTGCATGTTAAGATATGAAGTGACAAATTAATGGCATATGTGACAAAACAATTTGAGAGATAAGTAACCATTTTAATAGATAATAGATTATTTTGACATTAAGTGACCATTTTTTCTCTAAACCCACgcttagtgtgtgtttggttgagCCGTgactagaattgattctgatagaattgagtttggtagaattgatttatgtttggataaattAACATATAAGTGAAATTTCAAAGATAGATGAATTGATTCTTCATCTAATTTTTCATCGTTATTGTTTTGATCTGTTTTTTTCCCTCCTCGTCTATGAATTTTGGTTGAgattttagtaaattttattaatatt encodes:
- the LOC123924267 gene encoding uncharacterized protein LOC123924267, which gives rise to MVHLLTPTPTTAATALSTRPWKSPSLYSWKNGCFSTIRVCCIGNQYQPQVSNHGQVLPTRDDHTLHRRALMGLSSAVVLGLTWSDGQSARAAARRPPPPPPKEKKDPNVSGVQAKVLASKKRKEALKEEVARLREKGKVINNNINKEPPPPPVVAPIRAPE